The DNA window CGGGGAAGGAGAGGGCTGGAGGGTTGATTTTGTTGTGGAAAGAGAGGATCCAGCTTAGCATATCATCTACTTCTCTAAACCATATTGCGGGCTACTGGCTAGATGAGGAAGATGGTAAAGTTTGGAAGTTTTACAGTATATACGGGCATCTTGAGGAGCAGAACAAGCGGAAGACGTGACAACTGATTCAAGGTCTGCTCAGGGAGGAAGGAGATAATGCGATAGTGTTTGGGGACCTCAATGATATTCTTTGGGAGCAAGAGAAAAAGGGAGGAAGTAGCAGAAGTTCTAGTCAGCTTATGTGGGGAAGGAATGTAGTTAACTTGTGCGGGCTTTTGGACTTGGGCTTCGTTGGTTACCCGTTTACCTGGACCAACGTAAGACAAGGAGAGGATAATATTCAATGTCGCCTTGATAGGGCCTTGGCTTCAAACAGTTTTATAAATAGATATTCTCCTATTAAAGTTCATCATCTTTCCAGGTTCAATTTGGATCATGCTACCATTAGCATTTCTCTTGAAGTTGAGACGTGTAATCAGAAATTGAGAGGAAAGAGGCCTCACCTTTTTCGCTTCGAGGAAGCTTGGAGTAAGGACCCTAGGTGTGAGAAGTTTGTGCAGCAACTCTGGAATGACCCCAGTTTCAGAAGCCGTAATAAATTTGAAGGGATGCATCGCCTGGATGACTATTTTAAGGAGTACAGAATTGGTGAAATTTCAAAAGAGCTTAGAAGAATTGAGGAGCATCTTGGGAAGGAGGTTTGTTGGGCCTAAAGGAGACAGGATATCAATTATAATAGAGCCTTGGAGCGTCAAAGAGATAAGTTACTTCGCACGGAGGAGATTATGTGGAGGCAACAGAGCAGGGCTTTATGGCTCAAGCATGGagatagaaattaaaatattttccaCGGGAAAGCCAGTCAAAGGAGGAAGACAAATACCATCAAAAAGATTAAAGATAAGAATGGGCACTGGCGGAGAGGACATGAGCATTGTGAGAGAATCTTGATCACGtacttttctgatcttttctcttcttctttcccTACCAATATTGCTGACGTTTGTAAAGTTGTGGAGGGAAGATTATCCATGGAGAATATCAAAGTTTGTGAGGCTGTTTATACGGAGGAAGAAGTGAAAATAGCCCTGTTCCAAATGAGCCCGTTAAAGGCCCCAGGACCGGATGGATTGTCGGCTCTCTTCTTTCAAAAGTATTAGCATATTGTTGGGCATGAGGTTTGTAAACTTGTCTTGGATATCCTCAACAACCAGAAGCACCCGAGGATCATCAAAAACACTCATATAGTTCTTATTCCGAAGTGTAAAAATCTCGTTAAACCTCAAGATTTCCGGCCTGTTAGTTTATGTAACATCGTCATGAATCTTGTTACTAAGGTTATAACTAATAGGTTGAAGGAATTCCTATCAGAAATTATAGACGAAGAACAGAGTGCGTTTGTTAAGGATAGGCTGATCATGGTCAATGCGCTGATAGCTATGGAATGTTTCCATTGGCTAAAGAAGAAGGTGAAAGGGAAGAAAGGCGTCATGGCCCTAAAACTTGACATGTCTAAGGCGTACGATAGACTTGAATGGAGTTTTATTGTCGAGGTTTTAGCTGCTATGGGGTTTCCTCCGGCGATGGTGACTCTGATTGAAAGATGTATCAATTCGGTCTCCTACAAAGTCCTTGTGAATGGTGTTCCTAGAAAGAGCTTCACTCAGGAGAGGGGTCTTCGTCAAGGAGATCCCCTCTCTCCCTATCTTTTTATATTGCGTGCTAATGTCTTTTCAGGATTATTGAAGAAAGCGGCGCGGCGCAGGAGAAGGAGATTCATGGGGTGACGATTTCTAGAAACTCCCCGAAGATCACTCATTTATTCTTTGCGGATGATGGTCTGCTGTTTGCGCGAGCTAATATGGAAGAAGCAAAGCGGATCAAAGACATCCTGAGAATCTACGAAGAAGCATCGGGCCAAGttgttaattttgaaaaatatttgggGCTGCCTATTATGTTTGGCCGGTCGAAGAAAGTCATTTTTGCAATGGTGGTGGAGAGGGTGTGGAAAAAGATCAAAGGGTGGAAGGAGAAATTCCTTTCTTCTGCTGGTAAAGAAGTTATTATCAAGGTCGTTGCTCAAGAGATTCCTACGTACGTGATGAGTTGTTACAAGCTTCAGGATTCGGTTTGCCATGAGATTGAGGGCATGATTGCTAGGAGAGAGGAAGATGCATTGGCTAAGTTGGAACAAGTTGGCGAAGGCTAAGGCTGAAGGGGGCTTGGGTTTTAGGGGTATTTGTGATTTCAACTCGAGCCTACTTGGAAAACACTATTGGAGGCTACTGAATCAGAAGAATTCCCTGGTGGGGAAGGTGCTTAAGGGAAGATACTTTCCTAAGTGCTCCATTGATAGCTGTGGCATAGGCTACAATCCAAGTTATGCTTGGCGTAGTATCATAGGTGCTACAGAGGTGGTCTAACGGGGTGCGTGCTGAAGAATTGGAAACGGGGAGAAGGTGAATATTTTAAAGTATAGGTGGATTCCTAAGAATACAGGTTTCAAAGTTCAACCAGGAGGGATTAATGTGGCTGACTCCGCTAGAGTGTGCGACATCATTGACAGGGACAATAGGTGTTGGAAGATTGATGACATTCAAGGTATGTTCAATTCTGATGATGCATTGAAGATCGTGAGTATTCCTCTATCTGTGCATCCCGATGAGGACAAGATGGTCTGGCAGTTTGAAAAGAGTGGTGAGTTTTTTGTTAAGACAGCTTACCATGCTTCACGTGCTCACAAAGACTCTCTTCTTCCTGGGCCTTCCTCACCAGCTAACCAGAAGCTTTGGCCTCTCACATGGAAGGCTCCTATCACTGCCCGTCAGCGAAATTTCATCTGGCGCGTTGCTAAGAACATTCTACCTTCAAGAGGTAACCTCCTTAAAAAAGGTATGCATATTAAATCTCAATGTCCCTTTTGTTCTGCTGGTATCGAAACTGTGCAACATCTTTTTATGGAGTGTGTGTTTGCCAAACAAGTGCTTTTTGCTTCTGCTATAAGCTATAGTATTCCAACAATTGTGAGTGTTATCGACTGGATACAGTCTGTGTTGGAGTGTGGGGATACTGACAGTGTTCAGATAATCTGTGCGTGCCTTTACAAGCTATGGGCTGCTAGGAACTTGACTGTTTTTCATGGCAAATCATGATGTCCTATTGATGTGGCGGTTGAAGCACTCGAGAGTGTGCAAGAATTCAACAGGACATGCCCCGGTAGCAGTAAAAAGAGGTCTATTCCTATccagcatcacaattcttcttgGCCTATGGATGTACACCTTGTTCAAATAGATGCTGGCTTCAATAGAGAGGGGAAGGCTGTGTTCGGTTGTGTGTTCAAGAACCATGATAAAGATGTGATCCTGGCTGCTAGCAAAGTGGAGATTGTTGAGGTGGAGTCAAGCTTGGATGAACTGCTTGCGCTAAGATGGTGCATCAAAATAGCCTTGAACCTGAATCTGAAGAAGGTTGTCTTTAAAGCTGATGCCTTATCTGTTGTTGATTGCATTAATGGTATTGACTGTAACGCTTTTCTTGAGCCTATTGCGGAGGACTGTAGGGTGTTCTTAAGTAGTTTTTCTTTTAGCTCTGTTATGTTTGTTCCTAGAGAGGCTAACTCTGATGCTCATAATATGGTTCTATTAGGCAAATTGTATGGCTCCAAGACCTGGTTAGACAGTGTCCCGGTTGCAAACTCTGTTTCTCTGGCTTTTTCTGGCCCTCAGGTTGAATGAATTAATCTATTTCCatgtcaaaaaaaaatataatattaatacatCGTTAATTTTTTCTCTATTAAATTATCCCACTAACCATAAATATATGAACATTTTAATAAAttgtgtttattttattatttaaattaatatattcaattattttttttaaatagttgcGCATATCAAACCCTTATTATGTGACTGATGTAGTATTTAATTGTATTGTTACGAAAGTTATTTTTTCcgaaataatttattataaaattaattgtaaAACACATTGGGGCTGaatgataaataaaatcaaaataaaaaaatatatataaaaagatattaGTTTTTGATATTGACAAATATGACATACAAATTGATTGTTGGTAAGAGATAAAAGTATGTCATACCGTTTGTCATGGACTTATGGTCCGCCCTACTTAGACCACCTCCAACGGTCCGCTCTTCGCTTGATTTTCCAACTAGCAATACACTTTTTAATTTTCAAAGAGCTCCAGTTGGTTAGGTTAAGAAAGAGATGCAACGTTCttacttttttttatattattaaattcaaactagccgttgaacggctattttttttttcaacttaatttttcaattataaatatAGTGTTTTAGGAAAAAAATTACACCAACACCAATTTTCTTTCACTTTCATTTTCTCTTAAATTTCAAGTTTCTCTCTCAAAGTTTCATCCaaattttcatctttttatttcAACTTAAAATTGTTTAGGTCTAACGGATCCTAATCATTTTCATTATCAACAAACTATGCTTAATTAcatgcaaaattatcaaaatccTAATTCTCAAATTCCATCGGTGTCAACAAACTCCGCCATATTTTTTCCGTCACCAAACAATCCAAATATGTTTCCTAGCCCTCAAATGAATTATAATAGTATGGAATTTTTTCGTCATGAACCGATGTCCGGTTCTCAACTTCCACCGTTTTCTACTCAAGTTGGTGGTGAGACAGAAAAGtgttgttgttaaaaaaaatctCGAGAGAAATTTACAAGGGATGAGGATATACTTCTTATCCAATCATGGCCCAATATTTCAAAGGATCAAATTGTGGGAGTTGACCAAAAGGCTGAGAGTTTTTGGGTAAGAGTCGCTGCCAATTATAACCAGTATCATGGACAATCGCGGGAAAAGTCAGAGGGACAATTAAAATGTCGATGGCATCGAATAAATGGATTGGTTACAAAATTTGTTGGGTGTTACAAACAAGTTGTTAATGGAATGAAAAGTGGGACATCGGAGAACGATATCATGGCCGCTGCACATGCTTTTTTTGCTCAAGATCAAGGTACAACATTCAATCTGGAGTACGCATGGCGACTGttaaaagatgaacctaaatGGATGCAAGAATCAATTGGAAgttcttcaaaaataacaaagACTTCTGCTAGTGGGGCATCATCGGAGAACCCAATTACACCTTCAAGTTATGAGTTTAACTCTTCATCACCAATGGAGCGTCCAATGGGACAAAAAGCAACAAAAAGGAAGGGTAAGGCAAATGAAATTCCAACTGCTAAGCAAGATGAAAGGAATAAAATAACAACGACAATGGAAAGACTAGCGCAATGTAAGGAGGACGAGATAGAAGTCAAGGTAATTCAAATCATGATGAAAGACACTTCTACTATAAGCGATAGTCAATGAGATATTCATGAAAAACATTGTAATAAATATGAAATGTAGTTAATATCACTTATGTAAAATGGCCATTAGTACCACTTTAATTTATCAACACCTATGTAAAATGGTCATTAGTACCACTTTAATTTATCAACATCTATTAAAAATGGTCATTAATACCACTTTAATTTATCATCATCTATGTAATATCAACAGCTTCCTCCACTGCAAAACTTCTAGCATAATATGTTAGAGTTGGTTTTAGCTATAGCTAAAATCAATGCTGTCCATATCTAAGGCGCAAACTTTAATAGAATTCTTGCATCTTAATTTGTTTCTATTTGATCTACTATGCAAATTAACCTCAACTTTATGTCATTCAACAGACTGGTGTACAGAGTAACCCTTTGAATTTTGCCAATTGCAGGAAGTAAAGCAGCATCAGAAAGGCACATCTAGAGCTGTTTTTCTAAGCCTTATATCCAACGGTATTTTCTAATCttgtttttattgattttttgttGTTGGAGTTGAAGTGCATATTTGAATCCCTTTAAGGAAGAAAGTTGTCATAGGGTAGTGTTTTAATTACTTGTTTTTCGACTCCAGAAATGATGGAAATGGCAATATAAACATGTCCCCTTTTTCTATTCATAACTTAAAACTCAATTGTGTTTAATGCTCTATTGTAACTGTAGTATGAGTCTTTTACCGCGCCATGTCTCTAAAGGAAAGCACTCTGGTAATTGATTTCAGACAATATCAATAGTCTCTGGTAATCCCTTCGTCTAACTAAAGTCAAGATTGAGTCGCTGCCACTAGTCGTAGTCATAGATGACATGTTTCACGAagttagttttttcttttttggtagTCCTGTCGTCCAACTTTAGTCAATGTCGAGTCACTTGCACCGATCACACAATTAAGTTGGCTTTATCAATATCAAGTCGCCTGGACCGATCACACAATTAAGCTGGTTGTAACAAGCTTATAGCTAAGTAAACTTCAGCTTGATGAGAAGTCTTAGAATATCATAAAATAtcatcttataatatctttttaaaGTGTATTCCTTCCTTGATTGCAGAGAAAAAGAAACAGATTAAGTAGATGATGACTTTAAGGGAGGGAAGGTGCAGCAATTTTTTCATCCATGATACAAAAACATAATTCTGCTATTGATGTATTCAATGGCTTATTTTGTAACAGCTCCCTTTTGTACAACTAAAAAAGATGGTAAAAGGCGAATATTTCTTCGATCAAAAGTTTGAATAAATTAACCAATAATGTATTAGTAATTAATGTTGCTTCCgtctcataaaaaaataaaaacgatTTCATTTGTACTTTTTCAGTTTTTTTCTGTTTTATAATAAATGTATCTTTATATGTTAATTTTTACTCTATTCAACTATTCCACTAACTATAATTATATCTAATTATATAAACATTTTAATAAATTGggttcattttattatttaaattaatatatttaatgtttttattttaataaattgtgttcattttattatttaaattaatatattcaatgtttttattttaataaattgtgttcattttattatttaaattaatatatttaatttttttattaaagaatGGCGCATACAAAACACTTATTCTGTGATGGATGGAGTATTTAATTGTATTGTTACAGAagttatttttttccaaaattatttattgtaaaattaattataaaacacATTGGGCTGAatgataaatgaaataaaaatcaaaataaatgggCCTTAACATGTTATTATGACCTAAGAAAAAATATTGAACGGGAGTAACAACTAAGCAGAGCGGCGATAAACCCTAGCAGAGCGGCGATAATGATGGGAAAGGCACGTGGCCGGCCACCAAAGAAACCGACGGCAACGATGCCTCCGGCGAGTGTGAGGGTGTTCTCTACTCAACCAAATCTCTCAGTCAGTGGAGTATGAATGGCGCCCACCGTTTTGTAAGCAATGCAATAAGGTTGGACATGTATGTGATACAAAACCAAAACAGGAGAAGAAGCAATGGGTGGTGAAGACTACTTCCAATCCTGCAGAACTTGAAGAAGCAAAAAAGAAAGATGAAACAGTGCATATTGCAGGGGAAATTCCGACTCAGGTACCTCCTAACCTGGTAGATGAACATGTCTGGACTGTGGTGGGATCTTCCAACAGGAACAAAGGAAAGAGTCCGATAGAGGGGGAGCTGACATTGAATAATAGAAATAGTGTTGTGGGATGTAGTAATGTCTTTGATATTCTAGGTGAAGTGGAGGTCCAAGCAGCCTCGAGCTCTTTACCCCCATGATCTATACATGGAATGTGCGGGGCTTAAACAAGAGAGCTAGACACATTGAGATTGGAGCCCGTCTCAAGTACATAAATGTGTCTTGCATAGCTTTGCTGGAAACTAAGGTTAAGGAGAATAAGGCTATGAACATTAGAAATAAATTTGGTCCACATTGGAGTTATATTGACAATTATGCTAAACACAACAATGGTCGAATTTGGATTACGTGGAAGGAAAAGGAAATAAAGCTTAAGATGGTGGAATGCTCTGAGCAATACATCCACTGTGAGGTCTTGGATAATACTGATGTTAGAATATGTTGGCTGACTGTGGTTTATGCACACAAtcaattgcaacatagaagactGTTATGGGATGAAATTAGTAGAATATCTAGTGGTTGCCTGAACAGTTGGATGGTTATAGGAGATTTTAATAATGTCCTCACCAATGCTGATAGGGTAGGAGGGAATCAGGTGCATGACTGGGAATTCACTGATCTAGAGCAGATGATGGTCACAACTGGTTTGTTTGAACATGAAACTAGGGGACCACATTTCACCTGGTCCAATAACCAAAGGGCTAATATTATACACTCTAGAATTGATAGAGTTGTATGTAATAGAAGTTGGTTTTTGACCTATCCAAAATGTGAAATTGAAGTGTTACATAACCATATCTCAGATCATAATCCTTTGAGGGTGAATCTACAGGGATTGCAtatgaggaagatacaacctcaacCGAGATTCAAATTCCTTAACAATGTGCTAACTCAAGAGGATTTTTTGCAAATTGTACAGGAGAGCTGGGCCAAAGAGGAACAGGGCACTCCAATGATGATTTTATGGAGGAAATTAAAGAGGCTTCAACCAAAGCTTCGAGCTTTGAATAGAAGGGTGACTAATGAGGTTAAACAGATCCAACAATATCAGATTCAGCTTGATCAGACCCAATTGAAGTTCTCTCAAAACAGATTCAACCCTGAGTATTTGCAGAAGGTCAAACAAATTGAAGAAAAACTACTTAAGGCTACTGCAGAGGAGAAGTTACTTCAGCAAAAGGCCAAAGTGGACTGGATTAAGTTAGGGGATGCAAACAATGCATATTTTCATGATGTAGTCAGAGGTAGACACAAAGCAAATGGCATTCACAAATTGGAAGATAGTAATGGCAATAGGATCACACAAGTGGATGATATGGAGCAGATTGTCCTTGAGTTTTACAAGGACTTGGTTGGTACTCAGTATCCTATACTTAGGCATGTGGACATTGAGGTGCTAAGACACGGAAAACAATTGTGTGAGAACAGTCAGCAGAATCTGATTGTACCTATTACAGATAAAGAAGTGAAGGAAGCTCTCAATAGTATTGGGGATAATAAGGCTCCCGGGATCGATGGATACAATGCTAAATTCTTCAAACATGCTTGGGACATTATCAAAGAGGATCTTATGAATGCTATGCAGGATTTTTTTAGAGACAATCATATGTTTTCCGCAGTCAATTGTGCTTTGGTCACGCTCATTCCTAAAATTCCCGAGGCCAAAAGCATGAAGGATCTTCGCCATATAGCGTGTTGCACAACGTTTTACAAAATAATCTCCAAGATTTTGACAAAGAGGCTGAGTAGGGTGATAAATGAAGTGGTGGACAGAAGCCAATCTGCTTTCCTTCCTGGAAGAGTGATTCATGATAACATTTTTCTAGCTCATGAGTTAATAAGAGGTTATAGTCGTAAAAATGTATCGCCTCGATGTGCCATCCAAATGGACATCCAAAAGGCGTATGATACCGTTGAGTGTCTGCCTCTAAATTGTATCCTACGAGAACTGAATTTTCCGAAGCAATTTATAGATTGGGTGATGTTGTGTGTTTCTACTGTTTCTTACAGGTACACAATTAATGGACTCATAACGGATTTCCTCAAAGCTCGACGAGGATTACGGCAAGGGGGTCCTTTGTCCCCGTTGCTCTTTGTTTTGGTGATGGAGTATCTTAATCGATGCCTACACAAGCTGAGACAAAGACCGAAGTTCAAGTACCACCCGAAATGTGCAAAGTTGGGGATTACTAATGTCAGCTTTGTTGATGATTTAATTCTTTTCTGCATAGGTGATAGAGAATTAGTGAGGCTGCTCATGGAGGAATTTCATGCTTTCTCCTATGCGACAGGCCTAAAGGCACACCCTGCGAAATGTAAAATGCTGTTTGGGGGAGTTAATTTTAGTGAAAGGCAAGAGATTCTGACAGACACAAGATTTGCAGAGGGGGAGATGCCTTTCAAATATTTGGGAATTCCGTTATCTAGCAGAAGGCTCACCATACAACAATGCAGACTGTAACATccaaaaatttcttatttaataaatttaattaagttttaaattaattaatttgaatttgcattttattgaaattatgtgggaagaaataataaaatgtagtgttgggccattcGTGAAGTTATTAGTGTTGGGCcattcgccagttcgcgccgcgtcccaggGTTGGCAGATAAACTACCATGGGGAAACTTCTATGGAATATCCAAAAGAAGGCGGATAAACTATGGATATAGTGGCTGGAGATTTACTTTTTCAAGGGATGTGATGT is part of the Vicia villosa cultivar HV-30 ecotype Madison, WI linkage group LG2, Vvil1.0, whole genome shotgun sequence genome and encodes:
- the LOC131649128 gene encoding uncharacterized protein LOC131649128, with translation MAAAHAFFAQDQGTTFNLEYAWRLLKDEPKWMQESIGSSSKITKTSASGASSENPITPSSYEFNSSSPMERPMGQKATKRKGKANEIPTAKQDERNKITTTMERLAQCKEDEIEVKEVKQHQKGTSRAVFLSLISNEKKKQIK